The following coding sequences lie in one Drosophila sulfurigaster albostrigata strain 15112-1811.04 chromosome 2R, ASM2355843v2, whole genome shotgun sequence genomic window:
- the LOC133836987 gene encoding probable cytochrome P450 12a5, mitochondrial: protein MLIIRNCMSIINRQRTGVALFANGNAQNRSQSSTNAEVKEQRVTRDDVEWQNARSFDSIPAASGLSLIYNMAFPGGKYKNMDLTQLVLGMRYDYGDFFRMPTIFGSDAMVITYNPKDFEVVYRHEGIWPHRPGSDTLRYHRESYRKDFYKGVEGLIPSQGKSWGEFRSIVNPVLMQPKNVRLYYKKMSQVNCEFVERIKTIRDATNQEVPHNFIEDINRWTLESVSVVALDKQLGLLKESDKSDNVMLLFKSLDEFFTYAGDLEVKPSLWRYVQTPMKKKLMNAYDNIQKVTLEFVNEALVRLETEENKGIVRAENEKSVLEKLLKIDKKVATIMAMDMLMAGVDTTSSTFAAAMLCIATNPVKQDKLREEVMRVLPNKDSEFTEDSMKNVPYLRACIKESQRMYPLVIGHARTTNRDCVLSGHKVPAGTFVSMMPLSMLNNDEYFPKASEFLPERWLRSDASTSKCPANPLKTTNPFVFLPFGFGPRMCVGKRIVDMELELGIARIIRNFKVEFNHSRENAFRSVLINKPNIPLRFKFTDFDH from the exons ATGCTGATAATACGCAATTGTATGAGCATTATAAATAGACAGAGAACGGGCGTCGCTTTATTCGCAAATGGAAACgcacaaaat CGCTCTCAAAGCAGTACTAACGCTGAAGTTAAGGAACAAAGGGTAACAAGAGACGATGTCGAGTGGCAAAATGCTCGCTCCTTCGATAGTATTCCAGCCGCCAGTGGATTATCTCTTATCTATAACATGGCGTTCCCTGGTGGAAAATATAAGAACATGGACTTGACACAACTAGTATTGGGTATGCGTTACGACTACGGTGACTTCTTTAGAATGCCAACAATTTTTGGAAGCGATGCCATGGTGATTACATATAATCCAAAAGATTTTGAAGTCGTCTATCGGCATGAAGGCATATGGCCGCATCGACCAGGCAGCGATACTTTGAGGTATCATAGAGAGTCATATCGAAAAGACTTCTACAAAGGTGTAGAAGGTCTGATTCCTAGTCAAGGAAAATCCTGGGGCGAATTTCGCAGTATTGTGAATCCAGTGCTGATGCAGCCCAAAAATGTGCGACTCTACTACAAGAAAATGTCGCAAGTGAACTGTGAATTTGTCGAACG GATCAAGACCATTCGAGATGCGACTAATCAAGAAGTGCCGCATAACTTCATTGAGGACATTAATCGATGGACTTTGGAATCTGTGTCTGTTGTGGCATTAGATAAACAGCTGGGCCTTCTCAAGGAATCCGATAAAAGCGACAATGTTATGTTGCTTTTCAAGAGCTTAGATGAATTTTTCACATATGCCGGCGACCTGGAAGTTAAACCTTCTTTATGGCGTTATGTTCAAACACCCATGAAGAAAAAGCTAATGAATGCATATGATAACATACAGAAGGTGACGTTGGAGTTTGTAAATGAGGCTCTGGTTCGTCTTGAGACTGAAGAAAATAAGGGAATTGTTAGGGCAGAGAACGAAAAGAGTGTCCTCGAAAAGTTGCTGAAGATAGACAAGAAAGTTGCCACAATTATGGCAATGGACATGTTGATGGCTGGCGTTGATACA ACTTCGAGtacatttgctgctgcaatgtTGTGCATTGCGACTAATCCAGTGAAGCAGGACAAGTTAAGGGAAGAGGTAATGCGTGTGCTACCCAATAAAGACTCGGAATTTACAGAAGATTCTATGAAAAACGTGCCTTACTTACGTGCCTGCATTAAGGAATCACAGCGAATGTATCCTCTTGTGATAGGCCACGCCCGGACTACCAATCGAGATTGTGTTCTCAGTGGTCACAAGGTGCCAGCAGGCACATTTGTGTCGATGATGCCCTTGAGCATGCTAAATAATGATGAATACTTTCCAAAAGCATCAGAGTTTTTGCCTGAACGCTGGCTGCGAAGTGATGCATCCACGTCCAAATGTCCGGCTAATCCGTTAAAAACTACAAAtccatttgtatttttaccATTCGGATTTGGACCTCGTATGTGCGTGGGTAAGAGAATTGTGGACATGGAACTTGAGCTCGGTATTGCTCGGATTATTCGAAACTTCAAGGTGGAGTTCAACCATTCAAGAGAAAATGCTTTTAGATCAGTGCTGATCAATAAGCCTAATATTCCACTAAGATTTAAGTTTACGGACTTCGACCATTGA
- the LOC133836988 gene encoding transcription initiation protein SPT3 homolog — MNYQVKRTMRQNSVSVAATDIGGVASPIMATTSSAPSTPQLQNSEDNKPPVNVHRQVILVQSGNVAQTQNQVQLQAATTAGNQNTQVMAAMQMVDDVPVSLLTEIADIMRSFGDSDQPRTTSVKLVEQILQQQLRGIFNEASLVAMRRKQNPCPSQADFEFLMRNHPVKIARMRKHLKDMRILKRFLSIRTGRPQDFMDDLEQQEEDEELAIEVHELHDEDRMRRLFRADRISQILTGQQYLEFNEARKTSFYCRHGEKIKNKFRRFLDLPADLRIPTPTMNILAYLAHETIAAIVDYSILTRLNSENRATEPYSRVTSAGGSPAMMHVCPEVTQGRGMEVVKPISVQEIHEAMRRFRQMSNRKIGRYRNSCDIDFRRSFLAI, encoded by the coding sequence ATGAACTATCAAGTCAAGCGTACTATGCGGCAGAATTCAGTGTCGGTTGCAGCCACTGATATTGGAGGAGTCGCATCACCCATTATGGCTACCACATCATCGGCGCCCAGCACACCGCAATTGCAAAATTCGGAAGACAACAAACCTCCAGTGAACGTTCATCGTCAGGTAATTCTGGTGCAGAGCGGCAATGTGGCCCAGACGCAGAATCAGGTGCAACTTCAAGCTGCCACAACTGCAGGAAACCAAAATACACAAGTAATGGCCGCCATGCAAATGGTAGACGATGTGCCTGTTTCATTACTCACTGAAATTGCTGACATAATGCGTAGCTTTGGTGACAGTGATCAGCCACGAACGACAAGTGTTAAACTGGTGGAACAAatactgcagcagcagctacgtGGCATCTTCAATGAAGCCTCACTGGTTGCCATGCGACGCAAACAGAATCCATGTCCTTCGCAGGCAGATTTTGAGTTCCTAATGCGAAATCATCCCGTGAAAATAGCACGAATGCGGAAGCACTTAAAGGATATGCGCATTTTGAAACGATTTCTTAGCATACGCACTGGTCGACCCCAGGACTTTATGGACGATCTAGAGCAGCAGGAAGAGGATGAAGAACTGGCTATTGAAGTTCATGAATTGCACGACGAGGATCGCATGCGGCGCTTGTTTCGTGCCGATCGCATATCTCAAATACTCACAGGACAGCAGTACCTGGAGTTTAACGAGGCACGAAAGACATCTTTTTACTGCCGACATGGcgagaaaattaaaaacaaattcagaCGATTTCTAGACTTGCCTGCCGATCTCCGCATTCCGACGCCCACAATGAATATTTTGGCGTACCTAGCGCACGAAACAATTGCGGCCATTGTCGACTACTCGATACTAACGCGCCTGAATTCAGAAAATCGCGCCACCGAACCGTATAGTCGCGTCACCTCAGCTGGGGGAAGTCCTGCAATGATGCATGTCTGTCCAGAGGTGACACAAGGCCGCGGCATGGAAGTTGTCAAGCCCATTAGTGTTCAAGAAATACACGAAGCAATGCGACGTTTTCGTCAAATGAGCAATCGTAAAATAGGTCGATATCGTAACTCCTGCGACATTGACTTTAGGCGTAGTTTTCTTGCCATTTAG